The nucleotide sequence CCTTTCGACTTTAAGAAGGCGATGGCATCTTCTACATCTTCAGCAAATCTGATTTTTTCGAATGCTTTATGAAGTAAAATACCTTTATCTTTTGCCAACAACCTATCCTCTAGAGAAATTACTTTTTCACCTATTTCAAGTGATCCACTTTTCATACGAAGCTTATCCGTATTATCAGTATGGATAATTTCTCTACGATTTTCAGGTTCAACAGCGGCTTTTTCCTTATTCACAACTTTTTCGTCTTCAAAAAATCTAAATTCTTTGAATACAATTTCATCTATCGTGGTAGAAGCCTCTTCTAGAACATCAAAATCACTTTGACCTGTTGCAAACGATATAAAGTCTATCATAGGATTGGCTACTGACGATGCTGTTTTCTTCTTAAGGTCTTCATTTAAGAAAATATGGAGATAGTTTTTTGCTCTTGTTGTAGCAACATACAACATATTGATAGCATCGATATATACATCCCTTATTTCTTGATTGTAACCTTCTTCAAAATCTGTCCCTTCTAATTTGGAAGATATACCTAACTGAACCGCTGACAACTCAGGTACTAGATTATTATTTTCCCAATCGAACCACTTGGAATCATTAGTACGTGGAGTAGTTGACCAATCTGCAAAGGGTAATAAGACGACTGGAAACTCTAAACCTTTCGATTTATGAATACTAAATATTCGTACTGCATTTATATTTTCAGGAACACTTAGTGCCTCTTTTTCCTTAAGCAACTCCCATTTACTTAGAAATTCTTGAGCACTATTACCATTTCTGGTAGAATGTTGAAGCACAGTCCCCAAAAATTTCATTTGATACGCCTGCTCCGTTGTTCTTTTATTTAACTTAAAAGTTTTGATCAAAAATTCAATTTGATCGAATAACGTTTTCCTTCTAAACGTAGATACCGAAAATTCAACATCAAACTCTTTTTTGATAAATTCTTCAAAGTTCTGATGTGTTGCACATTCAGCTACCGCCTCTCCAATTCTAGCGTATTCATCTCCATGAATTTGAGTAGGCGCTTGATTCACAGTTTCCCAACGCAGTGATTTCACATCATTGTAATGAGCATACAGGAATCTGGCAATTTTCATGAATAAAATCTTATCAGCTCTACGAACTAGAAGTCGGATCATATTCACAATAAATTGTACAGATGGAGCAGAATTCACCAATAACGATTCGGATGATATTACTTCAATACCTTCCTGAACCAATTTTTCAGCAATCGCAGCACCATGTTTATTAAAACGTACTAGAATAGCAATATCCTTATAGTCGTAGTTTTTTTCATTGACTAGGTGTTCAATTTCATCTGTAATCCTTTGTAATGAAGGGGCTTCATATAAATCTTTATTCCCATCTTTTTGACAGGCTGTCAACCTTACTTGACCACCAACTTTCTTTACAATTCCTTGCTCCCCCCCAAGATAAAACTTAGACAAAAGCTCATCATTTTTCTGTGTTCTAATAAATTCATACAATGAGTTATTAAAACGAATGATATTGGGGCTACTTCTATAGTTCTTTCCTAGTTTCTTGGGATCTCCATCTTGCTTTAAGACATATTCCTCTTCTTCAAGAGCTGTACCTTTTGCGGTGGGTATTTCAGGAAGGTCTACCAACATCTCAGCCTTTCCTCCCCTCCAACGGTAAATAGATTGTTTTGCATCTCCTACTACCAAACATTCACCCTCATACATTGATAACGAATGGGCCACTAATGGTATCAAATTATGCCATTGTGTTTTTGAAGTATCTTGAAACTCATCTATCAAAATATGAAAATACTTTTCACCTAAGCGCTCATACAAATAGGGCATCGGAGATTCTTCAACAATTTTATTGATGTTCTCACCAATCTCAGAGATATGCACCCACCCCTGCTCTTCTTTCATGTTTGCCATCTCCTCTTTCAATACTTGGGCAGTAATTAAAAGGTAGATTTTATCGTAAACATTTTTAATCAACTGAGTATCTCCAACTAATTTCAATAGTTCTTCAATACCATTCTGATAAATTGGCAAAGCTGCATCGTATCCTGCGGGTGCCTTCTTGTAATTAGGTGCTGTAGCGATTGCCCTGCCGGTATCTCCTTCAAGCGCTTTTATTACTGTATTTGTAAGTTTGGTATTTACTTTCGCAATATCTCCTTCAAAACGTTTTAAAAAGCCTCCAACATTTTTTGCAAGGTCTTCTACAGGTGCCCCTGCATTTGACAGATCCAATTTTAGCTTTTCCAGAAGTTCATCTTTCTTCGTCTGATTATCCTCATAGATAATCTTTTTTAAACGTTTGGCAAGCTTAGAATATTCTTCAATATTCATTTCAGTCTTTGTCACCGGATTGGTTCCAAGTTTATTGATAATCCCTCTTTGGTCTTCATCGAATAATGCTTTACCAAATGATTTAATCTGAGGAACAACATTCCAACTCGATTCTTCTTCTGCTTTTTTGATAGAAAAAGTTTCTAATGCCTCAGTTAACAACAAGTGTTCTTCTTGCCCTAACTTATCCATCAGTACATAAGTAGCATCTTCTAATAAGCTATCGGCATCAAGTACTAGCTCATAATTAAACGGGAAGTTCAAATCTCGCTTGAAAGCCTGTGCAATTTTCTGACTAAATGCATCAATAGTACTTACCGAAAAATTAGAGTATCCATGAAGGATCCTTTGATGTACTTGTGAGGATCTATTTTTAATTCTATTAAACAGAACTTTTTCATCCGGATGAGCCTCTTGTTCTGGATTAGGATCATCTTCCTTTACACCATAAAATTCATTGACAATGGCTCTAAGCATATCATCAGAATTTTTATCAAAGGCATTCGCAAAGTTTTTCAGTTGAGATAAGATCCTTTCTTTCATTTCCGCTGTAGCCAGATTGGTAAAGGTTACAGCAAGAATGTGTTTGTAATATTCAGGGTCAAACTCTTCATCAAATTTATTGATTTGAAGAGCTATTTTAATGTATTCTTTTGCTAATGTAAATGTCTTTCCAGCTCCTGCCGAAGATCTATATATCTTAAAGTTCTTACTTATCATTTTGCGTAATAATGAATCCTCTTTGTGATGATTATTTTTGGGTCGTCATTTTTTGATTCACCATCTCTCTATATGTTTTACCGACTGGAATCTCATGCTCTCCAATCCAAAGCATATGTTTTTCAAATGCTGTCACTTTACTGACATTGACAATATA is from Flammeovirga agarivorans and encodes:
- a CDS encoding UvrD-helicase domain-containing protein translates to MISKNFKIYRSSAGAGKTFTLAKEYIKIALQINKFDEEFDPEYYKHILAVTFTNLATAEMKERILSQLKNFANAFDKNSDDMLRAIVNEFYGVKEDDPNPEQEAHPDEKVLFNRIKNRSSQVHQRILHGYSNFSVSTIDAFSQKIAQAFKRDLNFPFNYELVLDADSLLEDATYVLMDKLGQEEHLLLTEALETFSIKKAEEESSWNVVPQIKSFGKALFDEDQRGIINKLGTNPVTKTEMNIEEYSKLAKRLKKIIYEDNQTKKDELLEKLKLDLSNAGAPVEDLAKNVGGFLKRFEGDIAKVNTKLTNTVIKALEGDTGRAIATAPNYKKAPAGYDAALPIYQNGIEELLKLVGDTQLIKNVYDKIYLLITAQVLKEEMANMKEEQGWVHISEIGENINKIVEESPMPYLYERLGEKYFHILIDEFQDTSKTQWHNLIPLVAHSLSMYEGECLVVGDAKQSIYRWRGGKAEMLVDLPEIPTAKGTALEEEEYVLKQDGDPKKLGKNYRSSPNIIRFNNSLYEFIRTQKNDELLSKFYLGGEQGIVKKVGGQVRLTACQKDGNKDLYEAPSLQRITDEIEHLVNEKNYDYKDIAILVRFNKHGAAIAEKLVQEGIEVISSESLLVNSAPSVQFIVNMIRLLVRRADKILFMKIARFLYAHYNDVKSLRWETVNQAPTQIHGDEYARIGEAVAECATHQNFEEFIKKEFDVEFSVSTFRRKTLFDQIEFLIKTFKLNKRTTEQAYQMKFLGTVLQHSTRNGNSAQEFLSKWELLKEKEALSVPENINAVRIFSIHKSKGLEFPVVLLPFADWSTTPRTNDSKWFDWENNNLVPELSAVQLGISSKLEGTDFEEGYNQEIRDVYIDAINMLYVATTRAKNYLHIFLNEDLKKKTASSVANPMIDFISFATGQSDFDVLEEASTTIDEIVFKEFRFFEDEKVVNKEKAAVEPENRREIIHTDNTDKLRMKSGSLEIGEKVISLEDRLLAKDKGILLHKAFEKIRFAEDVEDAIAFLKSKGYIDKEDVTDYRDHILQIINDEEIKQYFDGNSGYIVLNESEIVSPKKELMKASVIDRPDRLLLKGEEVVVIDYKTGSFNKEHEEQIKRYGRTLKSMGFKDIKLILLYTENIKSHQVDL